One window from the genome of Thermaerobacter marianensis DSM 12885 encodes:
- the remB gene encoding extracellular matrix regulator RemB, translated as MFLHIGSDVILPYREIVTILDAELLRHSPALRDLLALQELEKRVTDVSGGQPRSLVVADRGLYLSPISVLTLRRRGSLRLDEQLGLAGEPAEPAAGTAREATVRPVEPEAGAGGESGGAGGTTSRRRGRRPAGRRVDRRPRHGDGGNSPQT; from the coding sequence GTGTTCCTCCACATCGGATCCGACGTCATCCTGCCCTATCGGGAGATCGTGACGATCTTGGACGCGGAGCTGCTGCGTCACTCGCCGGCTCTCCGCGACCTCCTGGCGCTGCAAGAGCTGGAGAAGCGGGTGACCGACGTGTCGGGCGGCCAGCCCCGCTCCCTCGTGGTCGCCGACCGTGGCCTGTACCTGTCGCCGATCTCCGTGCTCACCCTGCGCCGGCGGGGGAGCCTCCGGCTGGACGAGCAGCTGGGCCTGGCGGGGGAGCCGGCGGAGCCCGCGGCGGGCACCGCCAGGGAGGCGACGGTCCGACCGGTGGAGCCAGAGGCCGGCGCCGGTGGGGAATCGGGCGGTGCGGGCGGTACGACGAGCCGGAGGAGGGGCCGCCGGCCGGCGGGCCGCCGCGTGGACCGGCGCCCGCGCCACGGGGATGGCGGAAACTCGCCCCAGACGTAG
- the dnaA gene encoding chromosomal replication initiator protein DnaA has protein sequence MVKGELAEVWAEALQHIERQLTRPSYEAWLRNTRPVSLEGDRLVLAVPNQFARDWVLERCSGAIVDSLRQVVGHAVRLEVVVEPQPAPAAAQTAATTEAPLAPPPAAAASDAGSSWRTLSQPLNPKYTFDTFVTGSGNRLAHAAALAVAEAPARTYNPLFIYGGVGLGKTHLMQAVAHHVLRKHGSRVAYVSCETFTNEMINAIRDGKTLEFRNRYRNVDVLLVDDIQFLAGKESTQEEFFHTFNALHEANRQIVISSDRPPKEIPTLEERLRSRFEWGLISDIQPPDFETRVAILRKKAQLEKLRVPDDVIAFIAERIDTNIRELEGALIRLVAFASLTNHHIDLDLAQEVLKDILPPPRANKVTIARIQEVVAEYYGVKVRDLKARRRTRAIAFPRQVAMYLCRELTEASLPRIGEEFGGRDHTTVLHAYEKIRHDLRNDPQLGRQIKELMDLIRKG, from the coding sequence GTGGTGAAGGGCGAGCTGGCCGAGGTCTGGGCGGAGGCGCTCCAGCACATCGAGCGCCAGCTGACCCGGCCGAGCTACGAGGCCTGGTTGCGCAACACGCGACCCGTATCCCTGGAGGGCGACCGCCTGGTCCTGGCGGTGCCCAACCAGTTTGCCCGCGACTGGGTGCTGGAGCGGTGCTCCGGTGCCATCGTGGACTCCTTGCGGCAGGTGGTCGGTCACGCCGTCCGCCTGGAGGTGGTGGTGGAACCGCAGCCGGCGCCGGCCGCGGCCCAGACCGCGGCCACCACCGAGGCTCCGCTGGCGCCCCCGCCGGCCGCCGCGGCAAGCGACGCCGGTTCCTCCTGGCGGACCCTCTCGCAGCCGCTGAATCCCAAGTACACCTTCGACACCTTCGTCACCGGCTCGGGCAACCGGCTGGCCCATGCCGCGGCCCTGGCCGTGGCAGAGGCCCCGGCGCGCACCTACAACCCGCTGTTCATCTACGGCGGGGTGGGGCTCGGCAAGACCCACCTGATGCAGGCCGTCGCCCATCACGTGCTGCGCAAGCACGGCAGCCGGGTGGCCTACGTCTCCTGCGAGACCTTCACCAACGAGATGATCAACGCCATTCGCGACGGCAAGACCCTGGAGTTCCGCAACCGCTACCGCAACGTGGACGTCTTGCTGGTCGACGACATCCAGTTCCTGGCGGGCAAGGAGAGCACCCAGGAGGAGTTCTTCCACACCTTCAACGCGCTGCACGAGGCGAACCGGCAGATCGTCATCTCCAGCGACCGGCCGCCCAAGGAGATCCCCACCCTGGAGGAGCGGCTGCGCTCCCGCTTCGAGTGGGGCCTGATCTCCGACATCCAGCCGCCGGACTTCGAGACCCGGGTGGCCATCCTGCGCAAGAAGGCTCAGCTGGAGAAGCTGCGGGTGCCCGACGACGTCATCGCCTTCATCGCCGAGCGCATCGACACCAACATCCGCGAGCTGGAAGGTGCCCTGATCCGGCTGGTGGCCTTCGCCTCGCTGACCAACCACCACATCGACCTGGACCTGGCCCAGGAGGTGCTGAAGGACATCCTGCCGCCGCCCCGGGCCAACAAGGTCACCATCGCCCGGATCCAGGAGGTGGTGGCGGAGTATTACGGCGTCAAGGTGCGGGACCTCAAGGCCCGGCGCCGTACCCGCGCCATCGCCTTCCCGCGCCAGGTGGCCATGTACCTGTGCCGCGAGCTGACCGAGGCCTCGCTGCCCCGCATCGGCGAGGAGTTCGGCGGCCGCGATCACACGACGGTGCTCCACGCCTACGAGAAGATCCGGCACGATTTGCGCAACGACCCCCAGCTGGGGCGCCAGATCAAGGAGCTGATGGACCTGATCCGCAAGGGCTGA
- the dnaN gene encoding DNA polymerase III subunit beta has product MRLVIDQSDLHAALQVAIRGVATRSTLPVLSGILLVAEPEQLRLVATDMEMTVEVLAPARVQEEGSVVLPGRHLVEIVRRLPPGEVHLEVEGFRARILQERSRFTIHGTDPGIFPAMPHISAGSTVLFDNGLLRNVLRRTTFAVSTDEGRPILTGVSFRAEGDRLQAVATDGFRIAACSVTLERPVEGQPVAAVIPGRSLAEVARLLPDQGIGRLLLDETQAGFQLGEVRLITRLVDGVYPDVLGLVPSEYPTRVQLPTRAFQEACERAALLADTRQPARWVIRLAVEPGRLVITASDPELGEAREEIPAQVDGEGMVIGFNARYLVDGLKAIDTEEVLFELTEPLKASRLRGVGADDFTYIVLPVKIS; this is encoded by the coding sequence TTGCGGCTCGTCATCGACCAGAGCGACCTCCACGCGGCGTTGCAAGTGGCCATCCGCGGCGTGGCCACCCGTTCCACCCTGCCGGTGCTGTCCGGCATCCTGCTGGTGGCCGAGCCGGAGCAGCTGCGCCTGGTGGCCACCGACATGGAGATGACGGTGGAGGTGCTGGCCCCGGCCCGGGTCCAGGAAGAAGGATCCGTGGTCCTCCCCGGGCGGCACCTGGTGGAGATCGTGCGCCGCCTGCCGCCCGGCGAGGTGCACCTGGAGGTGGAGGGCTTCCGGGCCCGGATCCTGCAGGAACGGTCGCGATTCACCATCCACGGCACCGACCCGGGCATCTTTCCGGCGATGCCGCACATCAGCGCCGGCAGCACCGTGCTCTTCGACAACGGCCTGCTGCGCAACGTGCTGCGCCGGACGACCTTCGCGGTGTCCACCGACGAGGGGCGCCCCATCCTGACCGGCGTCAGCTTCCGGGCCGAGGGTGACCGGCTTCAGGCCGTGGCGACCGACGGGTTCCGGATCGCTGCTTGCAGCGTGACCCTGGAGCGGCCCGTGGAAGGGCAGCCCGTGGCGGCGGTGATCCCCGGCCGCAGCCTGGCCGAGGTGGCGCGCCTCCTGCCCGACCAGGGGATCGGGCGGCTCTTGTTGGACGAGACCCAGGCCGGCTTCCAGCTGGGCGAGGTGCGGCTGATCACGCGGCTGGTGGACGGCGTCTACCCCGACGTGCTCGGCCTGGTGCCGTCGGAGTATCCCACCCGCGTGCAGCTGCCCACCCGGGCCTTCCAAGAGGCCTGCGAGCGGGCCGCCTTGCTGGCCGATACCCGCCAGCCGGCGCGGTGGGTCATCCGCCTGGCCGTGGAACCCGGCCGGCTGGTGATCACGGCCAGCGACCCCGAGCTGGGCGAGGCGCGGGAGGAGATCCCCGCCCAGGTGGACGGCGAGGGCATGGTCATCGGCTTCAACGCCCGCTACCTGGTGGACGGCCTCAAGGCCATCGACACCGAGGAGGTCCTCTTCGAGCTGACCGAGCCCCTGAAGGCCAGCCGGCTCCGGGGCGTCGGCGCCGACGACTTCACGTACATCGTGCTGCCGGTCAAGATCTCGTGA
- the recF gene encoding DNA replication/repair protein RecF (All proteins in this family for which functions are known are DNA-binding proteins that assist the filamentation of RecA onto DNA for the initiation of recombination or recombinational repair.) — translation MVIRRVVLRQFRSYERATLELEPGLTLLVGPNGIGKTNLLEAIHFAATGRSPRTSRDADLIRNGEPVCYVRVEWDDPVAGRRAVEMAYHREQGKALRLDGRKRRRVADLHGALPVVYFAPESLALVKAGPAARRDYLDRLLVQVVPGYGPLLHDYQRVLAQRNQLLREIRAGRAAASLLAIWDEPLLRHGTALRRHRQALLDELAPLVAAAAARVEAGGAVGPGEVKLGYLAGDGPGDAAHEPGREEPSGAPEEAGDPGQRAAGVPPSLAAWHREEIARGTTLWGPQRDDFAILLDGRDARAFASQGQQRALALALTLAEVHLIHRRLGRWPVLLLDDVLSELDARRRRHLLETVAGLPQVIVTATDEPAWPEGMTPRVVPLPLPAAGRPGAAAPRGVGP, via the coding sequence GTGGTCATCCGGAGGGTGGTGCTGCGCCAGTTCCGCAGTTACGAACGGGCCACCCTGGAACTCGAGCCCGGGCTCACCCTGCTGGTCGGACCCAACGGCATCGGCAAGACGAACCTCCTCGAGGCGATCCACTTCGCCGCCACGGGCCGCTCGCCCCGGACGTCACGGGATGCCGACCTGATCCGCAACGGCGAACCCGTCTGCTACGTCCGCGTCGAGTGGGACGACCCCGTGGCCGGCCGACGGGCGGTGGAGATGGCCTATCACCGGGAGCAGGGCAAGGCGCTGCGCCTGGACGGCCGCAAGCGACGCCGGGTGGCCGACCTGCACGGCGCCCTGCCGGTGGTGTACTTCGCCCCGGAGAGCCTGGCCCTGGTCAAGGCGGGACCGGCTGCCCGCCGCGACTACCTGGACCGCCTGCTGGTCCAGGTGGTCCCCGGTTACGGTCCGCTCCTGCACGACTACCAGCGGGTGCTGGCCCAGCGCAACCAGCTGCTGCGCGAGATCCGGGCGGGACGCGCCGCGGCGTCGCTGCTGGCCATCTGGGACGAGCCCCTCCTCCGGCACGGGACCGCCCTGCGGCGGCACCGCCAGGCCCTGCTGGACGAACTGGCTCCCCTGGTGGCCGCGGCGGCCGCCCGGGTGGAGGCGGGCGGCGCGGTGGGGCCCGGCGAGGTGAAGCTGGGCTACCTGGCCGGTGACGGGCCCGGCGATGCGGCACACGAGCCGGGCAGGGAGGAGCCTTCAGGGGCTCCCGAGGAAGCAGGCGATCCCGGTCAGCGGGCAGCCGGTGTGCCGCCGTCCCTTGCGGCCTGGCACCGCGAGGAGATCGCCCGCGGCACGACCCTCTGGGGCCCCCAGCGGGACGACTTCGCCATCCTGCTGGACGGCCGCGACGCCCGGGCATTCGCGTCCCAGGGACAGCAGCGGGCCCTGGCCCTGGCCCTCACCCTGGCGGAGGTCCACTTGATCCACCGGCGGCTGGGCCGCTGGCCCGTGCTGCTGCTGGACGACGTCCTGTCGGAACTGGATGCCCGGCGCCGGCGGCACTTGCTGGAGACGGTCGCCGGGCTGCCCCAGGTAATCGTGACGGCGACCGACGAGCCCGCCTGGCCGGAAGGGATGACACCGCGGGTCGTCCCGCTGCCCCTGCCGGCTGCTGGACGGCCAGGGGCCGCTGCCCCGCGGGGGGTGGGTCCATGA
- the gyrA gene encoding DNA gyrase subunit A → MAEYTHGKILPVDIEEEMKQSYIDYAMSVIVNRALPDVRDGLKPVHRRILYAMREGGNTPDKPFKKSARTVGDVLGKYHPHGDAAVYDALVRMAQDFSMRYPLIEGHGNFGSIDGDPPAAMRYTEARLSPLAMELMRDLDKDTVDFVPNFDETEQEPAVLPARFPNLLVNGAAGIAVGMATNIPPHNLREAIDGVIHLIDHPDAGDRDLMKVIKGPDFPTGGIIVGREGIRQAYTTGRGIITIRAHAQIETSASGKTRIVVTEIPYEVTKSKIIEKIAELVQERRIEGITDLRDETDRSGLRVVIELARGANPNVILNQLYKFTPMQVSYGIILLALVDGQPRVLTLKQLLRHYLDHQKDVILRRTRHDLEKAEARAHILEGLRIALDHIDAVITLIRQSRTVDEARTGLMESFSLTEKQAQAILDMRLQRLTGLEREKVEEEYQELLKEIEYLRAVLNSEKMVLDIIKQELAEIRDRFGDDRRTKIVSGAADFEVEDLIAEEDVVITLTHRGYIKRMPVNTYRSQRRGGRGVTGIQTREEDFVAQLFIATTHENLLFFTNRGKVYHRRVHEIPEAGRTARGTAVVNLIEIERDEQVTAVIPVRDFGEDRDLLMCTRRGVVKRTALAEFSHIRRGGLIALALDPGDELVAVELTDGRGDVLVVTRLGQAIRFPVAEVRTMGRAARGVMGIRLDEGDEVVGMEVADDEAHLLVITDLGFGKRTPVREFRAQGRGGKGIRAISLTARNGRVAGFEVVRPGEEVMLISQGGIVLRVPVDQVSVQGRAAQGVTVMRLEPGDRVSAVATVAHKGD, encoded by the coding sequence ATGGCAGAGTACACCCACGGCAAGATCCTCCCCGTCGACATCGAGGAGGAGATGAAGCAGTCCTACATCGATTACGCCATGAGCGTAATCGTCAACCGGGCCCTGCCCGACGTGCGGGACGGGCTCAAGCCGGTCCACCGCCGGATCCTGTATGCCATGCGGGAGGGGGGCAACACCCCCGACAAGCCCTTCAAGAAGTCCGCCCGCACCGTGGGCGACGTGCTGGGTAAGTACCACCCCCACGGCGACGCCGCCGTGTACGACGCCCTGGTGCGCATGGCCCAGGACTTCTCCATGCGCTACCCGCTGATCGAGGGGCACGGCAACTTCGGCTCCATCGACGGCGACCCGCCGGCGGCCATGCGGTACACCGAGGCGCGCCTCAGCCCCCTGGCCATGGAGCTGATGCGCGACCTGGACAAGGACACGGTGGACTTCGTCCCCAACTTCGACGAGACGGAGCAGGAGCCCGCCGTCCTGCCGGCCCGCTTCCCCAACCTGCTGGTCAACGGGGCGGCGGGCATCGCCGTGGGCATGGCGACCAACATCCCGCCCCACAATCTGCGGGAGGCCATCGACGGGGTGATCCACCTGATCGACCACCCCGACGCCGGCGACCGCGACCTGATGAAGGTGATCAAGGGGCCGGACTTCCCCACGGGCGGCATCATCGTGGGCCGGGAGGGCATCCGGCAGGCCTACACCACGGGCCGCGGCATCATCACCATCCGCGCCCACGCCCAGATCGAGACGTCGGCCAGCGGCAAGACCCGCATCGTGGTCACCGAGATCCCCTACGAGGTGACCAAGAGCAAGATCATCGAGAAGATCGCCGAGCTGGTCCAGGAGCGGCGCATCGAGGGCATCACCGACCTGCGCGACGAGACCGACCGCTCGGGGCTGCGGGTGGTCATCGAGCTGGCCCGGGGCGCCAACCCCAACGTGATCCTGAACCAGCTGTACAAGTTCACCCCGATGCAGGTGAGCTACGGCATCATCCTGCTGGCCCTGGTGGACGGCCAGCCCCGCGTGCTCACCCTCAAGCAGCTTTTGCGCCACTACCTGGATCACCAGAAGGACGTGATCCTCCGCCGGACCCGGCACGATCTCGAGAAGGCCGAAGCGCGGGCTCACATCCTGGAGGGGCTGCGCATCGCCCTGGACCACATCGACGCGGTGATCACCCTGATCCGCCAGTCCCGCACCGTGGACGAGGCCCGCACCGGCCTGATGGAGAGCTTCAGCCTGACGGAGAAGCAGGCCCAGGCCATCCTGGACATGCGCCTGCAGCGCCTGACGGGGCTGGAGCGGGAGAAGGTCGAGGAGGAGTACCAGGAGCTGCTGAAGGAGATCGAGTACCTGCGGGCGGTCCTCAACTCCGAGAAGATGGTGCTGGACATCATCAAGCAGGAGCTGGCGGAGATCCGCGACCGCTTCGGCGACGACCGGCGCACGAAGATCGTGTCGGGCGCTGCCGACTTCGAGGTCGAGGACCTGATCGCCGAGGAGGACGTGGTGATCACCCTCACCCACCGCGGTTACATCAAGCGCATGCCGGTGAACACCTACCGCAGCCAGCGCCGCGGCGGCCGCGGCGTGACGGGCATCCAGACCCGGGAGGAGGACTTCGTCGCCCAGCTCTTCATCGCCACGACCCACGAGAACCTGCTGTTTTTCACCAACCGGGGCAAGGTGTACCACCGGCGGGTGCACGAGATCCCCGAAGCCGGCCGGACGGCCCGCGGCACGGCGGTGGTCAACCTGATCGAGATCGAACGGGACGAACAGGTCACCGCCGTCATCCCCGTGCGGGACTTCGGTGAGGACCGCGACCTTCTGATGTGCACCCGGCGCGGGGTGGTCAAGCGCACGGCCCTGGCGGAGTTCAGCCACATCCGCCGGGGCGGGCTGATCGCCCTGGCGCTGGACCCCGGCGACGAGCTGGTGGCGGTGGAGCTCACCGACGGCCGCGGTGACGTGCTGGTGGTCACCCGCCTGGGTCAGGCCATCCGCTTCCCCGTGGCGGAGGTGCGGACCATGGGCCGCGCCGCCCGCGGCGTCATGGGGATCCGCCTGGACGAGGGCGACGAGGTGGTGGGCATGGAGGTGGCCGACGACGAGGCTCACCTGCTGGTCATCACCGACCTGGGCTTCGGCAAGCGCACCCCCGTCCGCGAGTTCCGCGCCCAGGGCCGCGGCGGCAAGGGCATCCGGGCCATCAGCCTGACGGCGCGCAACGGCCGCGTCGCCGGGTTCGAGGTGGTCCGGCCGGGCGAGGAGGTCATGCTGATCTCCCAAGGCGGCATCGTGCTGCGGGTGCCGGTGGACCAGGTCTCGGTCCAGGGCCGCGCCGCGCAGGGGGTCACGGTGATGCGCCTGGAGCCCGGCGACCGGGTGTCCGCCGTGGCCACCGTAGCCCACAAGGGCGACTGA
- the gyrB gene encoding DNA topoisomerase (ATP-hydrolyzing) subunit B has product MGVARLGYDESQIQVLEGLEAVRRRPGMYIGSTGPRGLHHLIWEVVDNAVDEALAGRCTAITVTLHADGSCSVRDNGGGIPVGIHPKVGKPTVEVVLTMLHAGGKFDGQAYKVSGGLHGVGVSVVNALSEWLEVEVRREGRIHRQRYRRGKPDTDLEVVGTTDPADTGTYVRFKPDPEIFEETEFKYDVVVGRLREIALLNSGLYIELKDERTGERNLFQFMGGLRSFVALLNRTKEPLHPEPISYKGERDGVEVEMALQWTTSYVETLYSFANTIHTHEGGTHEAGFKMALTRVVNDYARKANLIKNGEENLSGDDIREGLTAVLSVKLPEPQFEGQTKTKLGNSEVRGVVDSVTGEALATYFEENPQVARRVVEKAITAMRAREAARKARELTRRKSALEVTALPGKLTDCTVRDPAMAELFIVEGDSAGGSAKQGRDRRFQAVLPLRGKILNVEKARLDKILAHDEIRALITAIGTGIGEDFDIQKARYHKIILMTDADVDGAHIRTLLLTFFFRYMKPLIEAGYVYIAQPPLYLVRMGKEEHYFYDDDQLEAFFRQIGKRMPAQRFKGLGEMNAEQLWETTMNPETRTLLQVTLEDAMAADQIFSILMGSRVEPRREFIEQHARKVRFLDTIG; this is encoded by the coding sequence ATGGGCGTGGCGCGCCTGGGATACGACGAGAGCCAGATTCAGGTCCTCGAGGGCCTCGAGGCCGTCCGGCGGCGACCGGGCATGTACATCGGCTCCACGGGGCCGCGGGGGCTCCACCACCTGATCTGGGAGGTGGTGGACAACGCCGTCGACGAAGCCCTGGCGGGTCGCTGCACGGCCATCACCGTCACCCTGCACGCCGACGGCAGCTGCAGCGTGCGCGACAACGGCGGCGGCATCCCCGTGGGCATCCACCCCAAGGTGGGCAAGCCCACGGTGGAGGTCGTCCTCACCATGCTCCACGCGGGGGGCAAGTTCGACGGGCAGGCGTACAAGGTCTCCGGCGGCCTGCACGGCGTGGGCGTGTCGGTGGTCAACGCCTTGTCGGAGTGGCTGGAGGTGGAGGTGCGGCGCGAGGGCCGGATCCACCGCCAGCGGTACCGCCGCGGTAAGCCCGATACGGACCTGGAGGTCGTGGGGACCACCGATCCCGCCGACACCGGCACCTACGTGCGCTTCAAGCCGGATCCCGAGATCTTCGAGGAGACGGAGTTCAAGTACGACGTGGTGGTGGGCCGGCTGCGGGAGATCGCCCTGCTCAACTCCGGCCTCTACATCGAGCTGAAGGACGAGCGTACCGGCGAGCGCAACCTGTTCCAGTTCATGGGCGGCCTGCGCTCGTTCGTCGCGCTGCTCAACCGCACCAAGGAACCGCTGCACCCCGAGCCCATCAGCTACAAGGGCGAGCGCGACGGGGTGGAGGTGGAGATGGCCCTGCAGTGGACCACCTCCTACGTCGAGACCCTCTACTCCTTTGCCAACACGATCCACACCCACGAAGGCGGCACCCACGAGGCCGGCTTCAAGATGGCCCTGACGCGGGTGGTCAACGACTACGCCCGCAAGGCGAACCTGATCAAGAACGGTGAGGAGAACCTGTCCGGCGACGACATCCGCGAGGGGCTGACGGCCGTCCTCAGCGTCAAGCTGCCCGAGCCCCAGTTTGAGGGCCAGACCAAGACCAAGCTGGGCAACTCCGAGGTGCGCGGGGTGGTCGACTCCGTCACCGGCGAGGCCCTGGCCACCTACTTCGAGGAGAATCCCCAGGTGGCCCGGCGGGTGGTGGAGAAGGCCATCACCGCCATGCGGGCCCGGGAGGCGGCGCGCAAGGCCCGGGAGCTCACCCGGCGCAAGTCGGCCCTGGAAGTCACCGCCCTGCCGGGGAAGCTCACCGACTGCACGGTGCGCGACCCGGCCATGGCCGAGTTGTTCATCGTCGAGGGCGACTCCGCCGGCGGCTCCGCCAAACAGGGCCGCGACCGGAGGTTCCAGGCCGTGCTGCCCCTGCGCGGCAAGATCCTCAATGTGGAGAAGGCGCGGCTGGACAAGATCCTGGCCCACGACGAGATCCGGGCCCTGATCACCGCCATCGGCACCGGCATCGGCGAGGACTTTGACATCCAGAAGGCGCGCTACCACAAGATCATCCTGATGACCGATGCCGACGTGGACGGCGCCCACATCCGGACGCTGCTGTTGACCTTCTTCTTCCGCTACATGAAGCCCCTGATCGAGGCGGGGTACGTCTACATCGCCCAGCCGCCGCTGTACCTGGTGCGGATGGGGAAGGAAGAGCACTACTTCTACGACGACGACCAGCTGGAGGCGTTCTTCCGCCAGATCGGCAAGCGCATGCCGGCCCAGCGGTTCAAGGGCCTGGGCGAGATGAACGCCGAGCAGCTTTGGGAGACGACCATGAACCCGGAGACCCGGACGCTGCTGCAGGTGACCCTGGAGGACGCCATGGCCGCGGACCAGATCTTCTCCATCCTGATGGGCAGCCGGGTGGAGCCGCGGCGGGAGTTCATCGAGCAGCACGCCCGCAAGGTCCGGTTCCTGGACACCATCGGCTGA
- a CDS encoding DUF721 domain-containing protein, whose translation MNGPVNDDPVQRTNRPGIRRAASPAAAGGRPGEGGGGVRAGEGQAGPGLHRGSHPRTAGLRERPGAGGTSAGGPWRPLALGPVLDGLLERLGLATQARRHRVLHLWDRVVGDAVAAHARPYRLEGDVLWVAVSHPGWAQELAFLKGIILRDLNAAAGAPVLRDVRFTAGPLRRGSPLGAPPRRGAVAASGSSAGTGAMERPGGRRDGGRAASPARSPEQVSGPAGGPDAGLPAAASVSVGAAPASVARLADPDLRVAAGRWLAAARRRREWALRRGWVACAGCGSLFPPQPGSPAGVTHPRPPGTGAAPAVGPPPAGDRLPEQVPCAQRADAAGRRSGPVEGALCPSCRAAREERRRRQVRAILERDPWLTCPQVAAVVGEPTAAVARLYREERAALQDLWRSRLRVAAARLRQGEPPPPETRSLLLRYALLRSGRDPADLDPAAAREAVGARLAPLWDACFGSFARGGRR comes from the coding sequence ATGAACGGGCCTGTCAACGACGATCCGGTTCAGCGGACGAACCGGCCTGGCATCCGCCGCGCCGCTTCGCCGGCGGCGGCCGGCGGCCGCCCCGGCGAAGGCGGTGGAGGGGTGCGGGCCGGGGAAGGCCAGGCCGGCCCGGGCCTGCACCGCGGATCGCACCCCAGGACGGCCGGGCTCCGGGAACGGCCGGGAGCCGGCGGCACCTCGGCCGGCGGCCCCTGGCGCCCCCTGGCGCTGGGCCCCGTGCTCGACGGGCTGCTGGAACGGCTGGGCCTGGCCACCCAGGCACGGCGACACAGGGTCCTCCACTTGTGGGATCGGGTGGTGGGCGATGCCGTCGCCGCCCATGCCCGGCCGTACCGGCTGGAGGGGGACGTCCTGTGGGTGGCCGTCAGCCACCCTGGCTGGGCCCAGGAACTGGCCTTTCTCAAGGGGATCATCCTGCGTGACTTGAACGCCGCGGCAGGGGCGCCGGTGTTGCGCGATGTGCGGTTCACCGCGGGTCCCCTGCGCCGCGGCAGCCCCCTCGGGGCGCCGCCCAGGCGGGGCGCGGTGGCGGCATCCGGCTCGTCCGCCGGAACCGGCGCCATGGAGCGCCCGGGCGGGCGGCGGGACGGCGGGCGGGCCGCCTCCCCGGCCCGGAGCCCTGAGCAGGTGTCCGGGCCCGCCGGCGGCCCGGACGCCGGGCTCCCCGCCGCCGCAAGCGTCTCGGTTGGTGCGGCCCCGGCCTCGGTGGCCCGCCTAGCCGACCCCGACCTGCGGGTCGCCGCCGGGCGGTGGCTGGCCGCCGCCCGGCGGCGGCGGGAATGGGCGCTGCGCCGCGGTTGGGTGGCCTGCGCCGGATGCGGCAGCCTCTTCCCGCCGCAGCCAGGGAGCCCGGCCGGCGTCACCCATCCGCGGCCCCCGGGGACGGGCGCCGCGCCGGCGGTGGGCCCTCCGCCGGCGGGGGACCGCCTCCCGGAGCAGGTTCCCTGCGCGCAACGGGCAGACGCCGCAGGCCGCCGTTCTGGTCCCGTGGAGGGCGCCCTCTGCCCGAGCTGCCGCGCCGCCCGGGAGGAGCGGCGGCGCCGGCAGGTGAGGGCCATCCTGGAGCGGGACCCGTGGCTCACCTGTCCGCAGGTGGCCGCGGTGGTGGGGGAACCCACCGCCGCGGTGGCCCGGCTCTACCGGGAGGAACGGGCGGCCCTTCAGGACCTCTGGCGCTCGCGCCTGCGCGTCGCGGCGGCACGCCTGCGCCAGGGGGAGCCGCCGCCGCCGGAGACCCGCTCGCTGCTCTTGCGCTATGCGCTGCTGCGCTCGGGCCGGGACCCGGCCGACCTGGATCCCGCCGCCGCCCGGGAGGCCGTGGGGGCGCGGCTGGCGCCGCTGTGGGACGCCTGCTTCGGGTCCTTCGCAAGGGGCGGCCGCCGGTAA